CCGGATGGCGTCGCCTCGGCCATCGTGCTCACTGCACTTGTGCGGGCCGCGACGACGCGGCTCGCTCACTTGACCGGAATCGTCGTGCCTTCGGGCACCGGCACTGCCGTGACACTGTTCTTCCCGCTGCCGCTCGTGACGCGGTCGCTGTACGTCAGATACACGAGCGTGTTGCGCTTCGTATCGACGATACGCACCACATGCAGCGTCTTGAAGATGAACGACATCCGATCCGTGAACACGTCGGTCTTCTGTTTGAGCGGCTGTGCGATCTTGATCGGCGCGACCTGACGGCATGCGATGGAAGCCTCGGTCGGGTCTTCAGCGATGCCGAGCGTGCCCTTGACGCCGCCCGTGCGCGCCCGCGACACGTAGCACGTCACGCCCGAGACGAGCGGGTCGTCGTAGGCTTCGACGCTCACGCGGTCCGAGCCGGTCAAGCGGAAGTTGGTGTTGACGCTCGCGATTTCCTCGGCGTGCGCGAGCCTTGCGCCGAAGAGAAGCAGGAGCGATGCGGTCAAAGCAAACGGTGCGGCGCGTTTCATCGGCATCTCACGGGGAAAAAGAAAAGGGCGTCGTATTGTAGCGACGCCCTTCGTTGCTTCCGCTGCGTGCGGTTCCCGCATCAATGGAAAATCAGATAAAGGATCACCAGCACCACGACCGGCACACCGAGCAGCCATCCGAGCAGGTAAGGCATGTCGTCCTCCTTTCGCATTTGTTTTCGACGATTCCAGTATCGCGGAGCGCGAAAGCTCGCGTTAGCAGTGTGTGTCCGAAATGCGTGTAGGCGTTGTCCTATCGGGTCTTACGGCGGCGTTACGGATTCGTCATGCCATCATGGGATACGGCGTCGCGCATTTTCTTTGCCGGCCGGTCGCGATAAAGCGCGCGCACGTAGTCCAGATGAGCGCCCGCGCAGTCGCGCGCCCGCGCCGGATCGCGCGCCACGATGGCATCGAGCATCGCGCGATGCTGCCCAAGCAGGTCGGCTTCCACGGCGTCGTCGTAATCGACGAGGCGATGCGACGTGAGCATCGACTCGCGCATCACTTCGTTCAGTCCGTGCATCACGTGCGTCAGCGCGATGTTGTGCGTCGCGTCTGCAATGGCGAGATGGAACGCCGCGTCTTTCTCCGCGATGCGCGTGCTTCTCTGCTCGACCGCGGCCTGCAGCGCATCGAAGGCGGCGGCGATGCGCGCCAGATCGGCATCGGTGGCGCGCTCGGCGGCGTAGGCCGTGGCGAGCGTTTCCAGGCCGTGACGCAGTTCGAGCACGTCGGCGCTCGCGTCGGGCTGTTGTTCGAGCAGCGCAGCAAGCGGATGCGAGACGAGCGGCGCTGTGACATCCGACACGACGAAACCGCCGCGCCCCGCCGCGCGGATGAATCCGTCCGATTCGAGACGAATGAGCGCCTCGCGCAAGGACGGCCGCGACACGTTCAACTGCTCCGCGAGATCGCGCTCGGCGGGCAGGCGCTGGCCGGGCAGCAGCGTGCCGTTCGAAATGAGCTGGCGAATCTGGCCGGACACGACATCGGAGAGGCGCACGCGGGCGTAGGCGTGAGAGTGGACGGGCTGGAAGGTCATCGTTCGGTGCGACGCTGTGCGAGGCTTTGGATTACCCTAGTTTGACACGAAAGCGCCGCATCCCTAAAGTCTTGGTCAGACCAAGCAGACCAACGCGGACGCTCCGCAAACCGATCCCCATGAAAGTTGCCCTGTTCGTGCCTTGTTTCATCGATGCCTTTTATCCGCAGATCGGCATCGCCACGCTGGAATTGCTGGAGCGGCTCGGCCTCGATGTCGACTATCCGCAAGACCAGACGTGCTGCGGACAGCCGATGGCCAATAGCGGCGCGCACGCCGACGCCGCCGGCGCGGAGCGCGTGTTCGCCCGCAACTTCGCGGACTATGACTATGTGGTCGGGCCGTCGGCGAGTTGTACGCATCACGTGCGCGAGCATTTCACGGCCATCGAGCAGACGAGTGCGGTGCAGAAGGTGCGCAAAAGCACCTATGAACTGGTCGAATTCCTGCACGACGTTTTGCAGGTGCGCGACTTCCCGTGGGCCGAGTTTCCGCATCGCGTCGGGCTGCACAACAGTTGCAGCGCGGTCCGGCATCTGCGCGAGACATCGAATTCGGAAGTCGCGGGCACGCCGTTTTCGAAGCCTCGCGCGTTGCTCGAACGCGTGAAGGGCATCGAGTTCGTCTCGCCCGCGCGGCCGGACGAATGCTGCGGCTTCGGCGGCACGTTCTCCGTCACCGAAGAGGCCGTGTCGGTGCGCATGGGACAGGACAAGGTGCGCGATCACATCGGCGCGGGCGCGGAGTACATTGTCTCGGGCGACATGTCGTGTCTCATGCATCAGCAGGGCTGCGCGGAGCGCATGAAGCTCGACGCGAAGTTCATCCACATTGCGCAGGTTCTGAACGGAGCGCGGGCATGACGAAGACCGTTCGCATCGATCATGCTAAGGCTGCGGGCGCGTTCCTGCAGAAGACGGATCACGTGGCGTTCCACGACAAGCGGCTCTGGGACTTGCGTTCGAAGCGCGACGCGCAGGCGCACGGTATTCCCGAGTGGGAAACGCTGCGCGATCTGGCCTCGGGCATCAAGGAACACACGCTGTCCCATCTCGCCGACTATCTCGCGCAGTTCGCGGATCAGGCGGAGAAGAACGGCGTCGTCGTGCATTTCGCGGCGGACGCGGAAGAGCATAACGCGCTCGTCTACCAGCTGATGAGCGAGCGCGGCATGACCACGCTCGTCAAAAGCAAGTCGATGCTCACCGACGAATGCTACATGCGCGACTATCTGGAGCCGCGCGGCATCACGGTGATGGAAACCGATCTGGGCGAGCGCATCCAGCAGCTCGATCATCAGGACCCGAGCCATATGGTCGTGCCGGCCGTCCACAAGCTGCGCGCGGACGTGGCCGAACTGTTCGGCAAGACCATCGGCACCGATCCGAAGAACAGCGACATTCACTATCTCGCGGAAAGCCAGCGCATGAACACACGGCCGTACTTCGTGCGCGAGAAGACGGCCGGGATGACCGGCTGCAACTTCGCGGTGGCGGAGACGGGCACGGTCGTCGTCTGCACGAACGAGGGCAACGCGGATCTGTCCGCGAACGTGCCGCCGCTGCATATCGCGTCCATCGGCATCGAGAAGCTGATTCCGAGCATCGCCGATCTCGGCGTGTTCGTGCGGATGCTTTCGCGCAGCGCGCTCGGCTCGCCGATCACGCAGTACACGTCGCACTTTCGCGCGCCGCGGCCGGGCACGGAGATGCACTTCATTCTCGTCGACAACGGCCGCTCCGAGCGGCTCGCACTCGACGATTTCTGGTATTCGCTCAAGTGCATTCGCTGCGGCGCGTGCATGAACACGTGTCCGGTGTATCGGCGAAGCGGCGGGCTCTCGTACGGCGGCACGTATTCGGGGCCGATCGGCGCGATCATCAATCCGACTTACGACCTCAAGCGCTACAGCAGCCTGCCGTTCGCCTCGACGCTCAACGGCAGTTGCACGAACGTCTGCCCGACGAAGGTCAACATTCACGAGCAGATCTACAAGTGGCGCGCGGTGATTGCGGAGCGTCACGAAGTGCCGTTCGTGAAGCAGGAAGTGCTGAAGATGGCGGGGCGTCTGCTCGCGAGCCCGACGCTGTATCGCGCGACGGTGGCGTCGCTCGGCGGCGCGTTGAAGCGGCTGCCGAACTTCGTGCTGTACAACCCGCTCAACATCTGGGGACGCGGGCGCGACTTGCCCGAAGCGCCCGCCGAGACCTTCCACGAGTGGTACAAGAAAAATCGGAAGCCCGCCAAATGACGACCCGTGATGCCTTTCTCGCGAAAATTCGCGCCGCGCAGCCCGCAGCGCGTCCGCGTCCCGAATTGCCGATTTTCCCGTCGCCCGAAGGCGATCTGCAGACGCGCTTCATCGCCGCGCTGACGGCGATGGGCGGCACAACGGCGCACGCGCATAGCCTCGACGAAGTGAAGGAGATGATCGCCGCGCGTTTCGGCGCGGATGCGGTGGTGGCCTCCGCCGTGCCGGGTATCGAAGGCACGCGCGTGCTCTCGCCGGAAACGTCGCCCGCGTCGCTACAGGATGTCGATGTGGGCGTCGTGCGCGGGCGCTTCGGCGTCGCGGAGACGGGGTCCGTGTGGTTCAGCGAAGACGAGTACGTCGTCAATTCGATCGGCTATCTCGTGCAGCATCTCGTCGTGCTGCTCGATCCGGCGGAGCTTGTCGACGGCTTGCAGCAGGTGTACCGACGGCCCGACTTCCAGTCGGCGCGCTACGCCGTGCTGGTGACGGGTCCGTCCGCGACGGCGGATATCGAAGGCGTGCTGATTCGCGGCGCGCAGGGCGTGCGCTCGCTGACCGTCGTGTGGATTCAGTAGCGCCAGAAGATTGCCACCGCGATGCCGCCGAACAGCAGCCACTTCACGATGTAATACACGGTCCGGTTCCACGCCTTGAGCCGCTTGCCGACGAGCCGAACCGAATACAGATACTTGAACGCGCGATTCAATCCGCCGGTGCGGTCGCCGGTTTCGTTCGGCGAGGCCGCCGCGCGCATCAGAAAGCCGCCGACCGCGTTGTTCACTGCCTGCGCCCAGCGGTATTTCATCGGCCGCTCGATATCGCAGAACAAAATGATGCGCTCTTTGTCCGTCGTGTTCTCGGCCCAGTGCAGATAGGTTTCGTCGAAGACGACTTCCTCGCCGTCGCGCCACGAGTACCGCTCGCCATCCACGACGATCGCGCAGCCGTCGTCGTTCGGCGTCACGAGCCCGAGGTGATAGCGCAGCGACCCGGCGTACGGATCGCGATGCAGCGTGAGCGTGCCGCCGGGCGGCAGCATGGCAAACATCGCGGCTTTCACGCTCGGGATGTTTTGAAGGATCGAGAGCGTCTTCGGGCATACGGCGACCGCCGACGGATGCGGCCGGTCGTACCACTTTAGATAGAAGCGCCGCCAGCCGCGCCGGAAGAACGAGTTGAAGCCGATGTCGTTGTACGCGCCAGCCGCCTGGATTTTGCTCGCCTCATGCAGCGCGAGCGCTTCGGCGCGAATCGTCTGCCAGTGCGCCTTGATCGGCGCGAGATCCGGAAAAAGCGACGGCTGAAGGTACGGCGTGGAAGGCACGCGCGAAAAGAGATAGACGAAGCCGTTCACGGGCGACATGAACGTCGAGTGGTCGGAAAGCTGCCGGAAAAAACCGTGGCGAACCTTGCCCCGCCAGTGCGTGTATGCAGCACACGCAATAAAGATCACGAGAACTAGCCAGCGCATGTGCGGTTGCCCCTTCGCGTCGCCGTCGATAGTTGTGTCACAAGAAGTGACAAAATTATACAAACGGAAACGGAGTGTCTGCTTAAACCACCCGATGCAACGCCGACGGACGTTCAGAAAGCAAAAAGCCCAGTCACGTGACTGGGCTTTTTGCTTGGAGCTTTTGGCTCCCCGACCTGGGCTCGAACCAGGGACCTACGGATTAACAGTCCGGCGCTCTACCGACTGAGCTATCGGGGAACATCTACAACGGTGATACTGAATAAAAAGCCCAGTGAATTGACTGGGCTTTGCTGAATTTTTTTGGCTCCCCGACCTGGGCTCGAACCAGGGACCTACGGATTAACAGTCCGGCGCTCTACCGACTGAGCTATCGGGGAACATCTACAGCAGAGAAGCGGAATTATAGGGAGCGTCTCTTACCCTGTCAACGCCGATTCTTCACTCGAAACACCTTTTTGCACCGGCGCGAACTCGTCCTAGCACTGACCGCAGAAGCCGACCGCAGAAGGACGCCCGTTCGCCTCAACGCTCCAGCAGGTTCAGTTTGTCCTTCACGTCCTTGAATTCGTCGGCTTCGGGCAGCGGCGCTTTCGTCTTCGTGATGCTCGGCCAGTTGCGCGCGAGGTCCGCGTTCAGTTCGATGAACTGCTGCTGGTCGCCGGGCACGTCTTCTTCGGCGTATATGGCATTCACAGGGCACTCGGCCACGCACACGGCGCAGTCGATGCACTCGTCCGGATCGATCGCGAGAAAGTTGGGACCTTCACGGAAGCAATCCACCGGGCACACATCCACACAGTCGGTGTAGCGGCACTTGATGCAGCTTTCGGTCACAACGTGAGTCATTCAGGCTCCTGCATGCGCAATTCGTGGAGGCGGCGTCCGGCAGGCTATGTGGCCCAGGGCGAGTTCGCGCGCCGAAACGCGTATTGTAGCGTAACGGTCAAAACGGGCGCGAGCGCCGCGGGACGTGCCTTATATCGTTTTGCAATGTATGTATGCGCGGTTGCCAAAAAGGGTCGGCAAGCGTCTTGCCGGCGCGCGCATTCGGGTAACATGGACCAAAGGCACGCCGCAGCAAGACGGCGCGCGGTCTCATCGCTCGATGTTCCAGTCAAACCATGATCATCAATTCGCTGCTCGACACCGACCTCTACAAGTTCACGATGATGCAGGTCGTGCTGCATCACTTCCCGGCTGCGCACGTGGAATATCGGTTCCGCTGCCGCACGCCGAATGTCGATCTCGTGCCGTACATCGACGAGATTCGCGACGAAGTGCGCCAACTGTGCAATCTGCGCTTCCGTGAAGAAGAGCTCGACTATCTGCGGCGCATGCGCTTCATGAAGAGCGATTTCATCGACTTCCTCGCGCTCTTTCATCTCAACGAGAAGTCCATTCAGATCTCGCCGTCGCCGAAGAACAACGGCGAAATCGACATTCTGATCGAAGGTCCGTGGCTGCATACGATTCTCTTCGAGATTCCGGTGCTCGCCATCGTCAACGAAGTCTACTTCCGCAACACGCAGCGCCAGCCGGAGTACGAAACCGGGCGCGAGCGCCTGCGCGACAAGATCAAGCTGCTCGCCACGCCGCCCGAGTATTCCGACTGCAAGATCGCCGATTACGGCACGCGCCGCCGTTTTTCGAAGCAGTGGCATGAGGAAGTGGTGCTGACGCTCAAGGAGCGGCTCGGCGAACAGTTCGCGGGCACGAGCAACGTGTTCTACGCGATGAAGCACGGCCTGCGTCCGCTCGGCACGATGGCGCACGAATACTTGCAGGCGTGTCAGGCGTTGGGACCCCGCCTGCGCGATTCGCAGATCTTCGGCTTCGAAATGTGGGCGAAGGAATATCGCGGCGACCTCGGTATCGCGCTGTCGGACGTGTACGGCATGAAGGCGTTCCTGCGCGACTTCGACATGTACTTCTGCAAGCTCTTCGACGGCGCGCGCCACGATTCGGGCGATCCGTTCGACTGGGGCGAGCGTCTCATCAAGCATTACGAAGAAAACCGCTGCGACCCGCGCACGAAGGTGCTCGTCTTCTCGGACGCGCTCGATATTCCCAAAGTGCTGCAACTCTACGAGCGTTTCCGTGGCCGCTGTCAGCTCGCGTTCGGCGTCGGCACGAATCTCACGAACGATCTCGGCTATCAGCCGCTGCAGATCGTCATCAAGATGGTCCGCTGCAACGGCCAGCCGGTGGCGAAGCTCTCCGATTCGCCGGGCAAGAACATGTGCGACGACAAAGCGTATCTCGCCTATCTGCGGCAGGTGTTCGGCATCGAGCAGCCGGTCGAGGAAAGCTGACACCGCGCGCGGCCTATGCCGTTCGGGCGAGGTCCGCGCGCGCGGACCGGTCGATATAATCGGCTTCGCGTGGCGGTTGCATGGCCGCGACGTTCCCACGCTTCAATCACGAGGACGGCACCATGGACACATCGGCCGCGCGCCGCAACATTCTCGCGCGCATTCGCAGCGCGCAGGGCAGGCAAGGCGCGCCGACCGACGCCGAGCGTGCCGCCGCCGAAGAGTATCTCGCGCGTCATCCCGCTGGGCCGCGTCCGCCGCTTCCGGTCACGCGCGACGAACTGATCGCGCGCTTTCGTCTCGAGGCCGAGCGTCTTTCGACGAGCGTCGCCGAAGTCGAGACGCTGGCCGATGCCCCGGCCGAAGCCGCACGCTATCTGGACACACTGCAGCTTTCGCGCGAGGTCGTCGCGTGGCCCGCGCTCGCTGATTTGCCGTGGCGCGAAGCGGGCATCGCGGCGTCGCTGCGCAAGCCGGTGGATGCGGACCTCGTCGGGATCACCGGCTGCTTTTGCGCGGCTGCGGAGACCGGCTCCATCGTGCTCCTGTCAGGGCCCGAGACGCCCGCGTCGGGCGCGCTTCTGCCGCAGACGCATATTGCCATCGTACCGGCGTCGCGCATCGTGGCCGCGCATGAAGACGCGTTCGCGCTGATGCGTGCCGAGCGGGGCGAGCTGCCGCGTGCCGTCAACTTCATTTCCGGGCCGTCCCGCACCGGCGATATCGAGCAGACCATCGTGCTCGGCGCGCACGGCCCGTATCGCGTCCATGCGATCATCGTGCGGGGAGCGTAAGGACAGTGCCGCGTTTCGTTTGGGGTTTTCTGCTATCGCTCTGCGCGATGTCCGATGCTTCGGCCGCCGCACTCGACGGCGCTTCCTTGTCTGCGACATGGTGCATTCCGTTCATCGGCATACTGCTGTCCATTGCGGTGTTTCCACTCGTCGCAAGCAAGCTGTGGCATTCCCATTTCGGCAAGATAGCGGCGGCGTGGGCGCTGGCGTTCCTCGTGCCGTTCGCGTTTGCGTACGGCATCGGCACGGCGTTCGGCGTGCTCGTCCACGCGATGCTCGAAGAGTACGTGCCGTTCATCATTCTGCTTGCCGCACTCTATACGGTGGCGGGCGGCATCTGCGTGCAAGGCAATCTGCACGGCTCGCCGCGCGTCAACACAGCGCTGATTGCCCTCGGCACGGTGCTCGCGAGCATCATGGGGACGACGGGCGCGGCCATGCTGCTGATCCGCCCGCTCCTGCGTGCCAACGACAATCGCAAGCATGTCGTGCACGTCGTGGTGTTCTTCATTTTTCTCGTGGCGAATGCGGGCGGCTCGCTCTCACCGCTCGGCGATCCACCGCTCTTTCTCGGTTTCCTGAACGGCGTCGGTTTCTTCTGGACGACGCTGCATCTCGCGCCGCCGATGCTTTTCATCTGCGGCGTGCTGCTCGTGCTGTTCTACGCGCTCGACAGCTATTACTGGCGCAGCAGGGAAGAAGCGCGAAAGCCGTTTCTCGATCCGACGCCGGACACGCCGAGGCTCGGCATCGACGGCAAGATCAATCTCGTGCTGATGGCGGTCATCGTTGCGCTCGTGTTGATGAGCGGCTTATGGAAGCCGGGCGTCGAATTCAACGTGTTCGGCACGCCTGTCGAATTGCAGAACGTTCTTCGGGACGCCGCACTCGTCGTCGTGCTGTTGGCTTCGCTCGCGCTGACGCCCGAGCGCGCCCGCGCAGGCAATGCGTTCGACTGGGCGCCTATCGTGGAAGTCGCCAAGCTCTTCGCGGCCATCTTCGTGACCATCGCGCCGGTCATCATGATCCTGCGCGCGGGCGAGGCGGGCGCGTTCGACGCGATCGTGCGCGCGGTGTCGGACGCCAACGGCAGGCCGATCGACATCGCCTACTTCTGGACGACGGGCCTGCTGTCGTCCTTCCTCGACAACGCGCCGACCTATCTTGTGTTCTTCAACCTCGCGGGCGGCGACGCAGAGACGCTCATGACCACGGGCGCCACGACGCTCGCGGCGATCTCGGCCGGCGCAGTGTTCATGGGCGCGAACTCGTATATCGGCAATGCGCCGAATTTCATGGTGAAGGCCATCGCGGAATCGCGCGGCGTGCGCATGCCGGGTTTCTTCGGCTATCTCGGCTGGTCCTGCCTCGTGCTGTTGCCGCTTTTCGCCGTCACCGGCTGGCTATTTTTCTAGGAGCATGCGATGAAGAAAGTGCTTGTGGCTCGTCCTACGTTTCCTGATGTGATCGAGCGCCTGAAACAGTATTTCGAAGTCGACGTGAACCTCGGCGACGTGCTGCCGCAAGACGAATTCGCGCGCCGTCTCGCCGACAAGGACGGCGCATTCACGGCCGGCGAGGTGGTCGGCGAGAAGGAACTGGCGGGCGCGCCGAACCTCAAAGCGGTGGCGAACATGGCGGTCGGCTACAACAACTTCGACATGCAGGCGTTCGACGCCCACAAGGTGCTCGGCACCAATACGCCGCATGTGCTCAACGAAAGCACGGCCGATTTCGGCTGGGCGCTGATGATGGCGGCGGCGCGCCGCGTCACCGAGTCGGAGCACTTCCTGCGCGCGGGAAAATGGCAGAAGTGGTCGTTCGATTCGTTTCTCGGCGTCGACGTGTACGGCTCGACGCTCGGCGTGATCGGCATGGGACGCATCGGGCAGGCGCTTGCGCGGCGTGCGAGCGGCTTCAACATGCGCGTGATCTATCACAACCGCTCGCGCGTCGCGCCCGAGATCGAGGCGCAGCTCAATGCGGAGTACGCGTCGAAGGAAGATTTGCTCAAGCGCGCGGATCACGTCGTGCTCGTGCTGCCGTACTCGAAGGAAAGCCACCACACGATCGGCGCGGCCGAGCTTGCGCTGATGAAGCCAACGGCCACGCTGACGAACATCGCGCGCGGCGGAATCGTCGATGACGCGGCGCTGATCGAAGCGCTGCGCGACAAGCGCATCGCGGCGGCCGGCATCGACGTGTTCGAAGGCGAGCCGAATCTGAATCCCGGTTTCCTCGCGCTCGAGAACGTCGTGCTCACGCCGCATATCGCGAGCGCGACCGAGACGACGCGTCGCGCGATGGCGAACCTTGCTGCCGACAATCTGATCGCCGCGTTGGGCCAAGGCCCGCGCGCGGGCAATCCGCCGAATCCGATCAACCCTGGCGTGCTCGGCTCATGATCGAACTGCTGTACGGCGCAATCGCGTTGCTGGCGGTCGCGCTCGTCGTCGCGTTGGTTGCGCTCGCCGCGGTCATGCGGCGTGGCGCGCATGTCGATATCGACGAGGAATTCGCCGCGCTCACCGATCGCGTGAACGACATGGGTGAGGCGCATGCACGCGCGCAGGAGCGGCTCGAACGGGGGCTTCGTGGCGATATCGCGGAACACGCGCGCGTTTCGCGCATGGAATCGCAGGGCGGCTTCTCGCAATTTCATCAGACGCTCGCGACGCAATTGGCGAGCACGTCCAGCGTGCAGAACGCACAGTTCGACGCCCTGGCGCAGCAGCTCGCGCAGCAAAGCCAGCAGGCGCGCGAGGACCAGGGCAACGCGCTGAAGCGCTT
This Caballeronia sp. LZ062 DNA region includes the following protein-coding sequences:
- a CDS encoding sodium:proton antiporter; amino-acid sequence: MSDASAAALDGASLSATWCIPFIGILLSIAVFPLVASKLWHSHFGKIAAAWALAFLVPFAFAYGIGTAFGVLVHAMLEEYVPFIILLAALYTVAGGICVQGNLHGSPRVNTALIALGTVLASIMGTTGAAMLLIRPLLRANDNRKHVVHVVVFFIFLVANAGGSLSPLGDPPLFLGFLNGVGFFWTTLHLAPPMLFICGVLLVLFYALDSYYWRSREEARKPFLDPTPDTPRLGIDGKINLVLMAVIVALVLMSGLWKPGVEFNVFGTPVELQNVLRDAALVVVLLASLALTPERARAGNAFDWAPIVEVAKLFAAIFVTIAPVIMILRAGEAGAFDAIVRAVSDANGRPIDIAYFWTTGLLSSFLDNAPTYLVFFNLAGGDAETLMTTGATTLAAISAGAVFMGANSYIGNAPNFMVKAIAESRGVRMPGFFGYLGWSCLVLLPLFAVTGWLFF
- the lpxO gene encoding lipid A hydroxylase LpxO; translation: MRWLVLVIFIACAAYTHWRGKVRHGFFRQLSDHSTFMSPVNGFVYLFSRVPSTPYLQPSLFPDLAPIKAHWQTIRAEALALHEASKIQAAGAYNDIGFNSFFRRGWRRFYLKWYDRPHPSAVAVCPKTLSILQNIPSVKAAMFAMLPPGGTLTLHRDPYAGSLRYHLGLVTPNDDGCAIVVDGERYSWRDGEEVVFDETYLHWAENTTDKERIILFCDIERPMKYRWAQAVNNAVGGFLMRAAASPNETGDRTGGLNRAFKYLYSVRLVGKRLKAWNRTVYYIVKWLLFGGIAVAIFWRY
- the pncB gene encoding nicotinate phosphoribosyltransferase, coding for MIINSLLDTDLYKFTMMQVVLHHFPAAHVEYRFRCRTPNVDLVPYIDEIRDEVRQLCNLRFREEELDYLRRMRFMKSDFIDFLALFHLNEKSIQISPSPKNNGEIDILIEGPWLHTILFEIPVLAIVNEVYFRNTQRQPEYETGRERLRDKIKLLATPPEYSDCKIADYGTRRRFSKQWHEEVVLTLKERLGEQFAGTSNVFYAMKHGLRPLGTMAHEYLQACQALGPRLRDSQIFGFEMWAKEYRGDLGIALSDVYGMKAFLRDFDMYFCKLFDGARHDSGDPFDWGERLIKHYEENRCDPRTKVLVFSDALDIPKVLQLYERFRGRCQLAFGVGTNLTNDLGYQPLQIVIKMVRCNGQPVAKLSDSPGKNMCDDKAYLAYLRQVFGIEQPVEES
- a CDS encoding D-glycerate dehydrogenase codes for the protein MKKVLVARPTFPDVIERLKQYFEVDVNLGDVLPQDEFARRLADKDGAFTAGEVVGEKELAGAPNLKAVANMAVGYNNFDMQAFDAHKVLGTNTPHVLNESTADFGWALMMAAARRVTESEHFLRAGKWQKWSFDSFLGVDVYGSTLGVIGMGRIGQALARRASGFNMRVIYHNRSRVAPEIEAQLNAEYASKEDLLKRADHVVLVLPYSKESHHTIGAAELALMKPTATLTNIARGGIVDDAALIEALRDKRIAAAGIDVFEGEPNLNPGFLALENVVLTPHIASATETTRRAMANLAADNLIAALGQGPRAGNPPNPINPGVLGS
- a CDS encoding LUD domain-containing protein; this encodes MTTRDAFLAKIRAAQPAARPRPELPIFPSPEGDLQTRFIAALTAMGGTTAHAHSLDEVKEMIAARFGADAVVASAVPGIEGTRVLSPETSPASLQDVDVGVVRGRFGVAETGSVWFSEDEYVVNSIGYLVQHLVVLLDPAELVDGLQQVYRRPDFQSARYAVLVTGPSATADIEGVLIRGAQGVRSLTVVWIQ
- a CDS encoding FadR/GntR family transcriptional regulator; amino-acid sequence: MTFQPVHSHAYARVRLSDVVSGQIRQLISNGTLLPGQRLPAERDLAEQLNVSRPSLREALIRLESDGFIRAAGRGGFVVSDVTAPLVSHPLAALLEQQPDASADVLELRHGLETLATAYAAERATDADLARIAAAFDALQAAVEQRSTRIAEKDAAFHLAIADATHNIALTHVMHGLNEVMRESMLTSHRLVDYDDAVEADLLGQHRAMLDAIVARDPARARDCAGAHLDYVRALYRDRPAKKMRDAVSHDGMTNP
- a CDS encoding CreA family protein — protein: MPMKRAAPFALTASLLLLFGARLAHAEEIASVNTNFRLTGSDRVSVEAYDDPLVSGVTCYVSRARTGGVKGTLGIAEDPTEASIACRQVAPIKIAQPLKQKTDVFTDRMSFIFKTLHVVRIVDTKRNTLVYLTYSDRVTSGSGKNSVTAVPVPEGTTIPVK
- the fdxA gene encoding ferredoxin FdxA, whose protein sequence is MTHVVTESCIKCRYTDCVDVCPVDCFREGPNFLAIDPDECIDCAVCVAECPVNAIYAEEDVPGDQQQFIELNADLARNWPSITKTKAPLPEADEFKDVKDKLNLLER
- a CDS encoding lactate utilization protein C, which encodes MDTSAARRNILARIRSAQGRQGAPTDAERAAAEEYLARHPAGPRPPLPVTRDELIARFRLEAERLSTSVAEVETLADAPAEAARYLDTLQLSREVVAWPALADLPWREAGIAASLRKPVDADLVGITGCFCAAAETGSIVLLSGPETPASGALLPQTHIAIVPASRIVAAHEDAFALMRAERGELPRAVNFISGPSRTGDIEQTIVLGAHGPYRVHAIIVRGA
- a CDS encoding (Fe-S)-binding protein is translated as MKVALFVPCFIDAFYPQIGIATLELLERLGLDVDYPQDQTCCGQPMANSGAHADAAGAERVFARNFADYDYVVGPSASCTHHVREHFTAIEQTSAVQKVRKSTYELVEFLHDVLQVRDFPWAEFPHRVGLHNSCSAVRHLRETSNSEVAGTPFSKPRALLERVKGIEFVSPARPDECCGFGGTFSVTEEAVSVRMGQDKVRDHIGAGAEYIVSGDMSCLMHQQGCAERMKLDAKFIHIAQVLNGARA
- a CDS encoding lactate utilization protein B, translating into MTKTVRIDHAKAAGAFLQKTDHVAFHDKRLWDLRSKRDAQAHGIPEWETLRDLASGIKEHTLSHLADYLAQFADQAEKNGVVVHFAADAEEHNALVYQLMSERGMTTLVKSKSMLTDECYMRDYLEPRGITVMETDLGERIQQLDHQDPSHMVVPAVHKLRADVAELFGKTIGTDPKNSDIHYLAESQRMNTRPYFVREKTAGMTGCNFAVAETGTVVVCTNEGNADLSANVPPLHIASIGIEKLIPSIADLGVFVRMLSRSALGSPITQYTSHFRAPRPGTEMHFILVDNGRSERLALDDFWYSLKCIRCGACMNTCPVYRRSGGLSYGGTYSGPIGAIINPTYDLKRYSSLPFASTLNGSCTNVCPTKVNIHEQIYKWRAVIAERHEVPFVKQEVLKMAGRLLASPTLYRATVASLGGALKRLPNFVLYNPLNIWGRGRDLPEAPAETFHEWYKKNRKPAK